The Paramixta manurensis region CCGACCTTGGCCAGGGTAACTACACCGGCGTGGTCTATGCCAACGTTAACGCTAAAGCATAATTCCTCTAATTAAAGTCCAGGGCCAGTATTCATCACTGGCCCTGTTTGGACCCTCATGATGAAATCTAAATGCGTTCTTCTTGCTCTGCTAACGTTAATGCTGCCCGGGAGCGGCAGCGCACAAACGTCTGGTAGCTCGGTCAGCCTGGATGTCGGCGCTGAATCTGTTGCGCGTGTGGTGGTGTATTACCATGACGTACCCGTAACGGGTAATAATATTAATTTCCCACTACCGATTAACGGCCTTTCACAACATTTTGAACGCGTCTCCGATTTTTTCTATGTCGTGGGCAATGTTGAGCAGGCGGATGTGGTCTTTTCCGATAGCAGCTTTGTGTTGTATTCAACCAGTGGCGCAAATCGAAAAATAAACCTTTCCGGTGAGTTTATTTTTCAGAACAGCCCTTCAAGCGCGCTTAAACCTCTACACGTTCCGGTACTAAAAAATATTAGTGAGGCCACGGTAGCTACAGGATTTAAGGTGCACTTTACGTCGGAATTTTTAGCCGGTAATTACACCCAAGATACCTATGCCAACTCTTTTACGCTGTTAGTTAAACCTATTCCTTAAATAAAAAGCAGGGACGCATGAACAGTAAATTTGCCTTTAGCGCCATTTGCTTAGGATGTGCTATTTCTATGGAGCCTTCATCAGTGGGAGCTTCAGGCGTTGCCTTACCTCCCGGGTTCGAAGATATTTTTAGCGCACGTCAAAATGGTATATTTGATATTGTCTATGGTGAAGCGTCTATCGGCTCGCTGAGTATTGAGTATGACCGTACCAGCGTGTCGCTAAGCTCGCCGCAAACCGTGGTGGAGCAGATAACCGCCGTCGATATGCCCGCGCTCACGCTCAGTAATGCGCAATTGCTAAAAGAACTCTCCCAACCGCTCAGGCGCATTAGTAAGCAGGGATTCACTCACGATAAGATCGCCGCCTGGATTAATGAGTCCGATGCCACGCTGCATTTGATTTTCCCCGCTTCCCTATTTAAAGAACCGAATGCGGCGAATGATCGCACCTATATTCTGCATAAAAGTAAACCCGGTTTTGTGCATAGCCATAACCTTAACTTCTTGTCAGACAGCTATAACGACAGCTTTACGCTGGCCTCAAACGATACGCTTAATCTTACCGGAAATAGCTATATTCGCAGTATCTGGAGCTATTCAGACGATATTAATTTTAATCTGGAAGAGCTGGCGCTCTATTTGGAGCACGGTAACAACCGCTTTAAAGGCGGCCGCCAGCGTTTAGGCGATAACTTTACTTATAGTACGCCCTCGCTTACCTATAGCTTCTTCAACCCGGTCAGCTTTGATGGCGTTTCACTCGGCTATATGACCGATAACTATTTACGCCCCACCGAAGGGGCCTCGTCACCGGTAACGGTCTACATGCCGCAGGCCGGTACGGTAGAAGTCTACCGCAACGGACGGCTGATCGATTTACAACAGTTCCCGGCCGGGATGCAGCAGTTAAACACTAATAGCTGGCCGAGCGGCGGTTACGATGTGAAATTAGTCCTGAAATTAGCTAACGGTAGCCGGGAAGAGAAAATCCAGCCGTTCTTTAAACGCAACGGCATGTTCCGTTCCGGCGATCTGGAGTACAGCTTCCAGCTTGGTCGCTATGATCAGCGCCAGGGCCATTTGCGCTCCAAAGAGGATTACCGCTGTTTTAGCAGCGACTGCGATCCTCGTAGCCAACGCGTTGACAATAATAATCTCGCCAGCGCGACCTTAGGCTACACCACGCAGTCGGCTATCTCCCTCGGCGGCGGCGCGCTGCTGGATGATAACCATCTTTATTACAACGCCAGTATTGATATACCGGTTAACTTTTTGCTGGCCGAACGCCTCTACAGCGACACTTTACTCGGCAACGATGGCAGTTATGGTTACCAGCTTGGCGTCAGTAAGAGCTTATATAACATGGGCTTTAACCTGAGCTATCGTGATAACCGCTATAAAGGCGAGGAGCGCGATTATCGCCGTTTCGGCGTGGTTTCCGCCTATGACTTTAATTATCTCCAGTTCAGTACCAGCCTGTTTCTACCCTATAATATTGGGCTCTCCGCAATCTATAGCATGAATACCCTCTATCAGGATTACGGGCGTCAGGATAAGACCAACTATAAAACCTGGGATCTTAGCCTGAACCGTGACTTTACCTTAAACGACAACCTGAATTTACGCGTCGACCTCGGCTATCATCACGGTAAAAATGAATATATTAGTAGCCGTGATAAGAATAATGCGCGTAATGAAAACACCGATAACCGCGTATTTGCACAATTTACGCTGGGGATGCGTGAGCGCAGCTATAACCATTATCAATCATTATATTTACGCTCAAAACTGAGTGATAAGGGCGCTGACGATAATATCTATACCGCTGACTATGCGCTTGATTTAGAAAACCCGGAATTTGATCGCGGCGGGAAATACTCCGTCAATGCCAGCCTTGGCAACGGACCGGATTATCAAACCACCAGCGGTCTGGGCGCCACCGTCGATAACCGGCTGGGCTACACCTCTGTCGGCGTGAACAAATCCTACGGCAATAATAGCTACCGGCAATATT contains the following coding sequences:
- a CDS encoding TcfC E-set like domain-containing protein; this translates as MNSKFAFSAICLGCAISMEPSSVGASGVALPPGFEDIFSARQNGIFDIVYGEASIGSLSIEYDRTSVSLSSPQTVVEQITAVDMPALTLSNAQLLKELSQPLRRISKQGFTHDKIAAWINESDATLHLIFPASLFKEPNAANDRTYILHKSKPGFVHSHNLNFLSDSYNDSFTLASNDTLNLTGNSYIRSIWSYSDDINFNLEELALYLEHGNNRFKGGRQRLGDNFTYSTPSLTYSFFNPVSFDGVSLGYMTDNYLRPTEGASSPVTVYMPQAGTVEVYRNGRLIDLQQFPAGMQQLNTNSWPSGGYDVKLVLKLANGSREEKIQPFFKRNGMFRSGDLEYSFQLGRYDQRQGHLRSKEDYRCFSSDCDPRSQRVDNNNLASATLGYTTQSAISLGGGALLDDNHLYYNASIDIPVNFLLAERLYSDTLLGNDGSYGYQLGVSKSLYNMGFNLSYRDNRYKGEERDYRRFGVVSAYDFNYLQFSTSLFLPYNIGLSAIYSMNTLYQDYGRQDKTNYKTWDLSLNRDFTLNDNLNLRVDLGYHHGKNEYISSRDKNNARNENTDNRVFAQFTLGMRERSYNHYQSLYLRSKLSDKGADDNIYTADYALDLENPEFDRGGKYSVNASLGNGPDYQTTSGLGATVDNRLGYTSVGVNKSYGNNSYRQYYLSQRSGFAVGDGDIAYGKMDNNAALIVDATDLPKDQYFEVRNRDASSVLVKGGQKTTLSVPAYQKVSPTIEQVYTGDTNAFYNLSTKSTSTWAMPGQAYSVKVSATKNQTVTGRIYYQGAPMANARVVGGNTLTDEEGLFVGDFTLGIESKLTTLSVKKDGRNYVCPLRDSNIKQTQGVMQIREVECEIE